The genomic window GTCCGGAAGCCGGGCCGGAATCGAACGCGCCGGCAGCGCCCTGGAGGTCTGACATGTCCTCCACAGGCACCGTGACGGTGAGGTTCCAGTTCTTCTTGGACGGCGGAGCCACGATCTCCACCGGGGCCTGGCCTGCCAGGAACTGCGCCACCAACTCGCGCGGTTGGACCGTGGCCGAGAGTCCGATGCGTTGCGCAGGCTTGGGCAGCAAGGCATCAAGACGTTCCAGTGATACGGCGAGATGGGCCCCGCGCTTGGTGCCCGCGACGGCATGCACTTCGTCGATGATGATGGTGTCCACTTCGCTGAGCGTTTCCCGGGCACGGGAGGTCAGCATGAGGAACAAGGACTCCGGCGTGGTGATGAGGATATCGGGGGGGTTCGTCAACAGCGTGCGGCGATCTGCCGCCGTCGTATCTCCTGAACGGACACCGACCGTGACCAGTGGTGCAGGCAGCCCCAAGCGTTTTGCGGTCTGGGTGATACCGATCAGCGGTGCCCGGAGGTTCCGCTCAACGTCCACGCCCAGAGCCTTCAGCGGTGAAATGTAGAGGACGCGGGTTTTGGTTTTGGGGCGTTTGGCCCGGCCCTTGCCGTTGGCCGGGACGCTCTCCAGCCCGGGGAGGGTGTCTGATGGAGTCGAGTGCAGGCGGTCCAAGGCCCAAAGGAACGCTGCGAGGGTTTTACCGGAACCGGTAGGAGCTACTACCAGGGCATGCGAGCCTGAGGAGATGGCGTTCCATGCCCCGTCCTGCGCTGGCGTGGGCTCGGAAAAAGCGCCGAGGAACCATTCCCTGGTTGCCTGGCTGAAACGGCTGATGGCGCCATCCGACGCCTGCGGCTCCTGCATTCCTCCATCATGCCCCACGGCCCCGACAGAATAAGACGGAGCCGTGGGGACAGCGTCAGACTGCTTGGAATGCCGTGATGGTCAGGAGCTTGATACCGGCGTTGCTGCAGGCATCGTGGGGCTCGGCGACGAACAGCGAAGCGGTGTCGTTAGGCGGGTAAATACGGAAGCCGGCAGCCGGGACCTTGGTGCAATCGCCGTAATTTCCGGCCTGTGTGTAACGGATCTCCGCCCAAGCCGACTTGCCCGGGGCCAGTTCGATCTTGGTAACGGGGGTGGTGGTTTCACGGGTAGCCGGCTCGCCGATTGGCTCACCGTTGGCATCTGCGGTCAGTGAGACACCCGCGAAGCCCTCAAGTATGCAGGGAGCGGTGCCGGAGTTCGTCAGGATCAGTTTCTCGTAAATGCTGCCCGCTGCTCCGCCCCCGGTTGAATCGGTAGCCACAGTCAGGGACGCTGCTTTGCATGCCGTGGCGCCTGCCGGAGCAGCCGACGTAGGGGCAGTCGATGGCGTGGTGGTGGCCGTCGCAGAAGGAGAACTGGGCGTCGACGACGCTGACGGCGTCGAGGAAGTGGGCGGGGGACTGCTGGTTCCCGCGGGGCTGGGGCTTGGCCCGCAAGCTGCAAGAAGCAGCAGTGATGCCGCTGCCGTGGTCGTCACAAGTCCGGTTTTGATGCGCTGAGTCCACATGGGCACCAGCCTTGCCCCGGCTGTGACGGGAGTCAATTGAGCCACGGCCAAGAGCCTGGATTGGCGTCCGGATCGTAATCTTCCGGACGCCAACCCGGAGCCGGCTACTTGGCGGAATCAGCCTTGGCCACTGCGGGCTTGGCAGCACGGCTGCGGAAGAATGCGGCACCGCCCAGGGCAAGGCCTGCGACGCCGGCGATCAGGCCGGCCCAGCTGCGGGCCTGCGAGCCGTCGTCGGAGGTTACTGCGGCGGCCTGCTCAGTAGACACAGCTGTCGCGGCGTGGTGGTCACCTTCTGCTGCCGCGGGGGTGATGGTGACCGACGGTGCCGGTGCCTTAAGCTCATGCTCATCCTGCCCCTCCTTGGCGATCTCGGACCAGTCAGTCTGGCCCTGCTCGCACGTCTGCAAGGTGGGGAAGTAGATGGTCTTGCCGGCTGCATCGGGCAGCTTTACCGACAAGACCAACGCGTCACGCAGGTGCGGATCCAAAGGCGCCTTGGCCGTGTAGACGATCTGGCTGGTGCGCTTGGTGATGGTGGTGCCATCGTCCAGCTTCTTGGGCTCGGCGAGGGTTTCGGTGACCTTCTCAACGGTCCAGTTCGGGTTGACGGTCGGCTGTGCGTCATTCAGCTCTTCGGGGAGTGAAATGGCAACTTTTGTGGTCCCGAACGTATCGCAACCGTGGGGGATGCCGAAGGTGACCAGAGCGTATGAGTTGGCAGCGGTCTTATTCGGATCAGCAGAAACGTGGGCCGAAGCACCGGCCAGCCCTGCCATCATCAGGGCGGCGGTTCCGCCAGCGACGGCGGTAGCAGAAAGGGTGCGGCGGAGGGCGGACTTGTTCATGGGAATGCCTTTCGGGGGCGCCGGCAGAGGCGGCGCGGGTACGGGTTTGGGAGCCCGTCACCTCGCGAAGGCTTCGCGTTTGCGGCGCTTATGCGTCGCCTTGGTGCCGGGCGGAACTAAGGAAGTACGACGACGGCGGGCGGGCCGCGCCGGCTGTCTTGCCTCAGGTTCCGCCAGGGGCGGGGGATGAAGACATCGGGTGCGCCAACTGCGACAGGCGAGGCGCCGGCGTCGGGCCTGAAGACCAACGCCGGAAGGGCGAGCAGGGGCCGCAGCCAGGCCGCCAACTGCCAAAGGGCTTCCTCACCCTTGGTGAGAATCACGGCAGAAGCGAGGGTGGCGATCACGTGGCCAACCAGCATCAGGGTGCCAAAAGCGGTCCCGAGCTCATGGGTGTGGGCTGCTGCAATCTCCATCCCGGGACTCAAGGATTCGGCGCCGAGGTGGTGGTTCGCTGCCGGACCCGTGGCTCTGATGGGCCCCAAGGCGGTGAAGGCCTCGTGCAGCGCCAATTGTCCCGCGCCCAAGAGGCCCGCCATGAAGACGAGGTTCAGCTTGAAGCGCGTAGCGAGTGTGGCAACCAATGCCGTCAATGCGACAAGGGCAAGCAAGACCGGAACAGCTGGAAGCGTTCCGCCGCCCACCACGTGCGCGCCGGCGGCGAGCAGGACCACTACAAGCGAGATGGCACCCGATCGCAGCGCATGGAAGGGAGCACGGGTCCGCGATGTGCGCACGTGGTCCTCCCTTGTCTCGATGGCCGCTCTGGCCTGTTTGCTTGCTCGTTGCCGGCGTCTTGATTCTATCGGGAGTTCGGCGCCGCTCTGGCCTCGGATGGGTCGCTATGTGGATACTCGCGCCGAGGGGTTGGCTCTCGGCACTTTGGCAGCGCTGAAAGAGGTGAGAGCTAACCCCTCGCACGTCGGACAAAGGTGGGTTGCGGGGGTTCGGGGAGCTTCGCACCGGATGGAGAACGACGACGGCGGAGCTCCAGTTTGAGGCTCTCCTCACCCCGCGCCATGGCCCAGTGATGGTTGGCCGAGAACACTGGTTTCAGGAGCCAGCTCAGCCGCCGAAGCAGTGGTTTGGCTGCGCTGACCCGCCAGTCGTAGGTGATGACGACTTCCGGGCCGTCGGTCTCGAATGTCCAGTGACCCGTTCCGTTGAGATCCCCTTCTGCGGTGAGGGCGAAGCCGTCGAGGCTCACCGGTTCGGTAACGGTGAGCCGCCAACGCAGTGTGTACGGAAGCCAGCCCTTGGTGTGGAGGTCGAAGGTGGCGCCTACGCCATCGGGTCCGCCGGGGGTCACGGCAGTGACCTTCAGGTAGACGGAGGGCCACCATTGGGGGAGCGTCGCTGCGTTGGCAAGGACGTCCAGCACTTCCTGGCGTGTTCCCGCTACGCGCCACACGGTGACGAACTCGTAGTCCGTGCTTTTGCCCGTTCTGTTGGGCCCGGCCATTATTGCCTCCGAGGTGGGCAGGTTCCGAGGGTGTCTGATGGCATCCGGAGCTAATCTACTCCTGGCCTCGCCGAGGGGTTAGCTCTCGGCCTTTTGAGTGGCCCAAAGGGGTGAGATCCCGCCCCTCGGCTGTTGTGGAAGGTGTGAGATCCCGCCCTTCGGCGAGGGGTTAGCTTTCGCCCTTTTGAGTGGGTGAAAGAGTTGAGATCCCGCCCCTCGGCGGTTGTCGAAGGTGTGGGATCTAACCCTTCGCCGAGGGGTTAGCTTTCGTCTCTTTGAGTGGCCCAAAGGGGTGAGATCTAACCCTTCGCCGAGGGGTTAGCTTTCGGCCTTTTGAGCTCATGAAAGGGGTGAGATCCCGCCCCTCGGCGGAGACGCATGGGGAGCTACTCGCCCGAGTTCTCCCGCGAGGTGATGCCGAACGGGGCTGACTTGAGCTCGGTGAAGTTTCCCACGCTGGCCCGGACCGTGCATTGGGGCGTGATCTGCAGGGCGGTGACGGTGAGCCCTGAGCTGTCCACTGCCAGCGCCCCTCCGCAGCCATCGGCGAACCGCACCCCCTGCTCACCACCGGTGACGGCTGCGAGCATTTGGGATGCCTTACCTGAGGCCGGGCTGACGTAGAGGGGATTGAGTTCATCGGCACCGCCGGCCCACACAGGGACCAGTGTGATTTTCAGGGGGCTGGGCGTGACAACGCGTGCAGGGGTGCGGACCTCTACGCCCTTGAGTCGTTGCACCGGGTACGCGGTGCCTTTGACTGCAGGATTTTGCGTGACAGCCGTGGTTGCGGCCGATCCGCGGCGAATCCAGGCATCCATTGCCTTCTGGTCAGCGGGTTGAACAGGTACCTTTGCGGTCAGTTGCACAGATCCTCCGGCCGGAATCTCCACCCCGGAGACCTTCCAGCCGCACTCAACATCGAGGCCGGTGATGGAAGCCTGGTTACGGCTCACAGTGCCGCCATCCCACGTCACAG from Arthrobacter sp. StoSoilB20 includes these protein-coding regions:
- a CDS encoding DUF4232 domain-containing protein — encoded protein: MWTQRIKTGLVTTTAAASLLLLAACGPSPSPAGTSSPPPTSSTPSASSTPSSPSATATTTPSTAPTSAAPAGATACKAASLTVATDSTGGGAAGSIYEKLILTNSGTAPCILEGFAGVSLTADANGEPIGEPATRETTTPVTKIELAPGKSAWAEIRYTQAGNYGDCTKVPAAGFRIYPPNDTASLFVAEPHDACSNAGIKLLTITAFQAV
- a CDS encoding YcnI family protein is translated as MNKSALRRTLSATAVAGGTAALMMAGLAGASAHVSADPNKTAANSYALVTFGIPHGCDTFGTTKVAISLPEELNDAQPTVNPNWTVEKVTETLAEPKKLDDGTTITKRTSQIVYTAKAPLDPHLRDALVLSVKLPDAAGKTIYFPTLQTCEQGQTDWSEIAKEGQDEHELKAPAPSVTITPAAAEGDHHAATAVSTEQAAAVTSDDGSQARSWAGLIAGVAGLALGGAAFFRSRAAKPAVAKADSAK
- a CDS encoding SRPBCC family protein; translated protein: MAGPNRTGKSTDYEFVTVWRVAGTRQEVLDVLANAATLPQWWPSVYLKVTAVTPGGPDGVGATFDLHTKGWLPYTLRWRLTVTEPVSLDGFALTAEGDLNGTGHWTFETDGPEVVITYDWRVSAAKPLLRRLSWLLKPVFSANHHWAMARGEESLKLELRRRRSPSGAKLPEPPQPTFVRRARG